A DNA window from Theobroma cacao cultivar B97-61/B2 chromosome 5, Criollo_cocoa_genome_V2, whole genome shotgun sequence contains the following coding sequences:
- the LOC18597508 gene encoding ran-binding protein 1 homolog b, whose product MASTAKTDPEEHKREDEENAPAADDEDTGAQVAPIVKLEEVAVSTGEEDEDPILDLKAKLYRFDKEGNQWKERGVGSVKLLKHKVSGKVRLVMRQSKTLKICANHLVRPTMTVQEHAGNDKSCVWHATDFADGELKEEMFCIRFASVENCKSFMEMVQEVAESQGKKEENKDATATADLLEKLTVEESKTDGKEPEEKAAASEDKEEDAAATEEKAKTEDEPASKA is encoded by the exons ATGGCGAGCACTGCTAAAACGGATCCAGAGGAGCACAAAAGAGAAGACGAAGAGAACGCTCCCGCCGCCGACGATGAAGACACCGGAGCTCAAGTCGCTCCCATCGTCAAGCTAGAGGAAGTTGCCGTCTCTACCGGCGAAGAAGATGAAGATCCGATTCTCGATCT GAAGGCGAAGCTTTATCGGTTCGATAAGGAAGGGAATCAGTGGAAGGAGAGAGGAGTTGGTAGTGTGAAGCTTTTAAAGCACAAAGTCAGTGGCAAAGTTCGCCTCGTCATGCGCCAATCTAAGACCCTCAAGATCTGTGCAAATCATCTTG TTCGTCCCACGATGACTGTGCAAGAACATGCTGGAAACGATAAATCATGCGTTTGGCATGCAACTGATTTCGCAGATGGGGAATTGAAAGAAGAGATGTTCTGCATTCGATTTGCTTCTGTTGAGA ATTGCAAGTCCTTCATGGAGATGGTTCAAGAGGTTGCTGAAAGTCagggaaagaaagaggaaaacaaAGATGCCACAGCTACAGCTGATCTCCTCGAGAAGTTGACTGTCGAAGAGAGTAAAACCGATGGAAAAGAACcagaagaaaaagctgctgCCTCCGAGGATAAGGAAGAAGACGCAGCTGCCACAGAAGAGAAAGCAAAGACGGAAGATGAGCCGGCTTCAAAAGCATAA
- the LOC18597506 gene encoding dnaJ protein ERDJ3A, producing MEIRPPPLSFVILSTLLLLYAEAKTIDPYKVLGVEKNAGQREIQKAFHKLSLQYHPDKNKNQGAQEKFAEINNAYDILSDEEKRKNYDMYGDEKGAPGFGAGHPGDQGGYTYFTSGGPGQSGFTSGSGGWQHMGRQGSSQTFSFSFGGPGGSRSFGGGGGPSSFGFDLNDIFSGFFGGGMKDQGQFGGFGGSSRSQSQSRSSPKSIRAINSEVFRKEIADQGMTWLLLSYTPSLQGKQYYESIIEEVASLLQGAIKVGSINCETESTFCKDLGMRPGRTPRLLVYSYKGSEKGSLEEYEGDLIAKNIKTFCQEHLPRFSKRISLNHLDLSSSNVETYPRVMLFSTKKDTPVIWRVLSGLYHKRFIFYDAEVHDVSDPAVKKLGVDALPAIIGCLSNGEKQILKSGVSVKDLKSAIQDLSTLLDSFEKKNKKVASSQTRKMQTDSTEGQLPLLMASNFEALCGEKTPLCIIGAFRSSRAREKLDSLLSKVSQKSLSRRQNQSVASGSRDSISYMLLDATKQPSFLSAFDKSGFKSSDNIVVAYKPRKRKFAAYMGDMTMEEVEIFIGSVLNGDVQFTRTRQKPVLK from the exons ATGGAAATTCGACCACCGCCATTGTCGTTTGTGATTTTATCAACGTTATTGCTTTTATACGCTGAAGCTAAAACCATTGATCCTTACAAG GTTCTTGGTGTGGAGAAAAACGCGGGTCAACGAGAGATTCAGAAAGCTTTTCACAA GCTCTCACTTCAATACCACCCTGACAAGAACAAAAATCAAGGTGCACAAGAGAAGTTTGCTGAGATCAACAACG CGTATGACATTTTATCAgatgaagaaaagagaaaaaattatgatatgtatGGGGATGAAAAAGGTGCCCCTGGATTTGGTGCTGGCCATCCTGGGGACCAGGGTGGATATACTTACTTCACCAGTGGTGGACCTGGCCAAAGTGGGTTTACTTCTGGATCTGGTGGATGGCAGCATATGGGTAGGCAGGGAAGTTCCCAGactttctcattttcctttgGTGGCCCTGGTGGATCGCGCTCATTCGGTGGCGGTGGTGGACCAAGTTCCTTTGGTTTTGATCTAAATGATATTTTCTCTGGCTTCTTTGGGGGTGGTATGAAAGATCAGGGCCAATTTGGTGGTTTCGGTGGTTCAAGCAGGTCTCAGTCTCAATCTAGGAGTTCACCTAAGAGCATCAGGGCTATAAATTCTGAGGTCTTCAGAAAAGAAATAGCTGACCAAGGGATGACTTGGCTTTTGTTATCTTATACACCATCATTGCAGGGGAAACAATATTATGAATCTATCATTGAGGAGGTGGCTAGTTTATTGCAAGGAGCTATAAAG GTTGGAagcataaattgtgaaactGAATCAACTTTCTGTAAGGATCTTGGTATGCGTCCTGGGAGAACACCAAGGTTGTTAGTTTATTCATACAAAGGAAGTGAGAAGGGTTCTCTGGAAGAATACGAGGGTGATTTGATTgctaaaaatatcaaaactttTTGCCAAGAGCATTTACCAAGGTTTTCAAAAAGGATTAGCCTAAATCATCTTGACTTGTCCTCTAGTAATGTAGAAACATACCCAAGGGTGATGCTTTTTTCTACCAAAAAGGATACACCTGTGATCTGGCGTGTTCTCAGTGGCTTGTATCATAAAAGATTCATTTTCTATGATGCAGAG GTGCACGATGTTTCTGATCCAGCTGTGAAGAAGTTAGGTGTTGATGCACTTCCAGCTATAATTGGATGTCTGTCTAACGGAGAGAAGCAAATCCTGAAATCTGGTGTTTCTGTAAAGGATTTGAAGTCTGCAATCCAAGATCTCAGTACGTTGCTGGATAGTTttgagaagaagaacaaaaaggtGGCTTCATCTCAGACTAGAAAAATGCAGACAGATTCCACAGAGGGGCAGTTGCCTCTGTTGATGGCATCAAACTTTGAGGCTCTTTGTGGGGAGAAAACTCCTCTCTGTATTATAGGTGCATTTCGATCATCCAGAGCTAGGGAGAAGCTGGACTCTCTTTTATCCAAG GTTTCTCAGAAATCACTATCAAGGAGACAGAATCAGAGTGTGGCCTCAGGTTCTAGGGATTCCATATCTTATATGCTCCTAGATGCTACCAAGCAGCCATCATTTTTAAGTGCATTTGATAAATCTGGATTCAAATCATCAGATAACATTGTGGTGGCATACAAACCTCGGAAGAGGAAGTTTGCAGCATATATGGGTGACATGACCATGGAAGAAGTAGAGATCTTCATAGGTTCTGTTCTTAATGGAGATGTACAATTTACCAGGACAAGACAGAAGCCTGTTCTCAAATGA
- the LOC18597507 gene encoding importin-11 isoform X1 gives MAFSASDLPAIYSLLANSMSQDETIRKPAEAALSQSESRPGFCSCLMEVITAKDLASQVDVRLMASVYFKNSINRYWRNRRDSSGISSEEKVHLRQKLLSHLREEKYQIAQMLAVLISKIARFDYPREWAELFSFLAQQLQSADVLTSHRIFMILFRTLKELSTKRLTADQRNFAEISSHLFEYCWHLWQSDVQTILHGFSTITQSYNSNAVEQHHDDLHLTCERWLLCLKIICQLVISGFQSDAKCVQEVRPVKEVSPVLLNAVQSFLPYYTSFQNGHPKFWDFIKRACTKLMKVLVAIQQRHPYSFGDKCVLQPVLNFCLNKITDPEPDILSFEQFLIKCMVMVKSVLECKEYKPSLTGRVMEENGVTLEQMKKNLSNAVAGVLTSLLPNERIILLCNVLIRRYFVLTASDLEEWYENPEAFHHEQDMVQWTEKLRPCAEALYIVLFENHSQLLAPIVVSVLQEAMNGCPTSVTEITPGLLLKEAAYGAAAYVYYELSNYLSFKDWFNGALSLELSNDHPIMRIIHRKVALILGQWVSEIKNDTKRAVYCALIRLLQDKDLSVRLAACRSLCLHVEDANFSEQDFSDLLPVCWGSCFNLVKEVQEFDSKVQVLNLISVLLGHVNEVIPYANNLMQFFQMVWEESSGESLLQIQLLIALRNFVVALGYQSPSCYSMLLPILQKGIDINSPDEINLLEDSMLLWEATLSHAPAMVPQLLAYFPCLVEILERNFDQLQVAVNITEAYIILGGREFLSMHASSVAKLLDLIVGNVNDRGLLATFPVIDILIQCFPMDVPPLISSTLQKLLVICLSGGDDGDPSKTAVKASSAAILARILVMNTNYLAQLTAEPSLSSLLQQTGANIEENILLCLVDVWLDKVDNVSSPQKKIFGLALSIILTLRLPQVLDKLDQILSVCTSVILGGTDDLTEEESSGDNMSSSRSHGEGSLPSKELRRRQIKFSDPINQLSLENSVRDNLQTCAALHGDPSFNSAIGRMHPSAFAQLKQALKMP, from the exons ATGGCTTTCTCGGCTTCTGATTTGCCTGCCATTTACTCGTTGCTTGCCAACTCAATGAGCCAAGACGAGACCATTCGCAAACCAGCCGAAGCGGCTCTATCTCAATCCGAGAGCAGACCTGGTTTTTGCTCTTGCCTCATG GAAGTGATTACAGCGAAAGATTTAGCGTCTCAAGTGGATGTTCGATTAATGGCTTCTGTGTATTTCAAAAACAGTATTAATCGGTATTGGAGGAACAGGCGCGATTCCTC GGGGATAAGCAGCGAAGAGAAAGTACATTTAAGACAAAAATTGTTATCGCACTTGAGAGAAGAGAAGTATCAG ATAGCTCAAATGCTGGCAGTGCTCATTTCCAAAATTGCTCGCTTTGATTATCCTAGGGAATG GGCAGAGCTGTTTTCTTTTCTCGCACAACAGCTTCAATCAGCCGATGTTCTTACCTCCCACAGGATTTTTATGATTCTCTTTAGAACTTTGAAGGAGTTATCCACAAAACGTCTTACTGCAGACCAAAGGAATTTTGCGGAG ATATCATCTCATTTATTTGAGTACTGCTGGCATCTTTGGCAGAGTGATGTACAAACAATATTACATGGTTTTTCTACAATCACTCAGAGCTATAATTCAAATGCTGTGGAGCAGCATCATGATGACCTTCATCTAACGTGTGAGAGATGGTTGTTGTGTCTAAAGATAATATGTCAATTAGTGATTTCAGGGTTTCAAAGCGATGCGAAGTGTGTTCAG GAAGTAAGACCAGTAAAAGAGGTTTCTCCTGTGCTTCTGAATGCTGTGCAATCATTTCTTCCATACT ATACATCTTTTCAGAATGGACATCCTAAATTTTGGGACTTTATAAAGAGGGCATGTACTAAATTGATGAAGGTTCTAGTTGCAATTCAACAAAGGCATCCTTATTCATTTGGTGATAAATGTGTCCTTCAACCTGTCCTGAATTTCTGTTTAAATAAGATTACAGATCCTGAGCCAGATATATTATCCTTTGAGCAATTCCTGATTAAGTGTATGGTAATGGTAAAAAGTGTATTGGAATGTAAAGAATATAAACCGAGTCTTACTGGACGGGTTATGGAGGAGAATGGTGTTACGCTAGAGCagatgaagaaaaacctttcTAATGCTGTTGCTGGTGTTTTGACTTCCCTTCTACCTAATGAAAGGATAATTCTCTTATGCAATGTGTTAATAAGGAG GTATTTTGTTCTAACTGCAAGTGATTTGGAGGAATGGTATGAGAACCCTGAGGCTTTTCATCATGAGCAGGATATGGTTCAGTGGACAGAGAAACTGCGGCCTTGTGCTGAGGCTTTATATATTGTATTGTTCGAAAACCACAGTCAA CTGCTAGCTCCTATTGTGGTGTCCGTCCTTCAAGAGGCAATGAATGGTTGTCCAACTTCGGTAACTGAAATTACCCCAGGATTACTTCTTAAAGAAGCTGCCTATGGCGCTGCTGCATATGTATATTATGAGCTTTCAAATTACCTGAGCTTTAAAGATTG GTTTAATGGTGCTTTGTCCCTTGAACTCTCTAATGATCATCCAATTATGCGTATCATCCACCGGAAAGTTGCACTAATATTGGGACAATGGGTCTCTGAG ATCAAGAATGATACAAAAAGAGCTGTATACTGTGCCTTGATACGGTTGTTACAGGACAAAGACCTATCTGTGAGG TTGGCCGCCTGCCGATCATTGTGTTTACATGTTGAAGATGCAAACTTTTCAGAGCAAGATTTTTCTGATTTACTTCCTGTTTGTTGGGgttcatgttttaatttggtCAAAGAAGTTCAAGAGTTTGATTCAAAG GTCCAGGTTTTAAATCTGATCTCTGTTCTTCTTGGCCATGTCAATGAAGTCATCCCATATGCAAACAACTTGATGCAGTTTTTCCAGATG GTCTGGGAGGAATCTTCTGGTGAAAGCCTTCTACAGATACAGCTTCTTATTGCTTTGCGGAACTTTGTCGTTGCGCTTGGATATCAGTCACCTAGTTGCTACAGCATGCTCCTGCCCATTCTTCAAAAGGGGATTGATATAAATAGTCCAGATGAAATCAATCTTCTGGAGGATAGCATGCTG TTGTGGGAAGCTACACTTTCTCATGCCCCTGCAATGGTGCCACAACTCTTAGCATATTTCCCATGTCTGGTGGAAATATTGGAAAGAAATTTCGACCAATTGCAG GTTGCTGTCAATATTACTGAAGCTTACATTATTTTGGGTGGAAGGGAATTTCTTAGCATGCATGCTTCCAGTGTGGCTAAACTTCTAGATCTCATTGTTGGAAATGTCAATGACAGAGGGCTGCTTGCTACTTTTCCTGTCATTGACATTCTAATACAG TGTTTCCCCATGGATGTGCCCCCATTAATCAGCAGTACTTTACAA AAACTTCTTGTTATTTGCTTGAGCGGAGGAGATGATGGTGATCCTTCAAAGACAGCTGTTAAAGCATCTTCAGCTGCTATACTAGCAAGGATTTTGGTGATGAATACCAACTATCTTGCACAATTAACAGCAGAACCTTCTCTTTCGTCACTACTGCAGCAGACTGGTGCCaatattgaagaaaatattcttctttGTCTGGTTGACGTATGGCTTGACAAG GTAGACAATGTCTCTTCACCCCAGAAGAAAATATTTGGCCTAGCACTTTCCATAATATTGACTTTAAGGCTGCCTCAAGTTCTAGACAAACTTGATCAGATATTAAG TGTCTGCACTAGTGTAATTTTGGGAGGGACTGATGACTTAACTGAGGAAGAGTCAAG TGGTGATAACATGAGCTCTAGCAGGTCTCATGGCGAGGGTTCGCTTCCTAGTAAGGAGTTAAGGAGAAGACAG ATCAAGTTCTCAGACCCTATCAACCAGTTGTCATTGGAAAACTCAGTGAGAGACAATCTTCAAACTTGTGCTGCCCTTCATGGGGATCCGTCGTTTAATTCTGCCATTGGTAGGATGCACCCTTCAGCTTTTGCACAATTGAAGCAGGCGCTGAAGATGCCATAG
- the LOC18597507 gene encoding importin-11 isoform X2: MAFSASDLPAIYSLLANSMSQDETIRKPAEAALSQSESRPGFCSCLMEVITAKDLASQVDVRLMASVYFKNSINRYWRNRRDSSGISSEEKVHLRQKLLSHLREEKYQIAQMLAVLISKIARFDYPREWAELFSFLAQQLQSADVLTSHRIFMILFRTLKELSTKRLTADQRNFAEISSHLFEYCWHLWQSDVQTILHGFSTITQSYNSNAVEQHHDDLHLTCERWLLCLKIICQLVISGFQSDAKCVQEVRPVKEVSPVLLNAVQSFLPYYTSFQNGHPKFWDFIKRACTKLMKVLVAIQQRHPYSFGDKCVLQPVLNFCLNKITDPEPDILSFEQFLIKCMVMVKSVLECKEYKPSLTGRVMEENGVTLEQMKKNLSNAVAGVLTSLLPNERIILLCNVLIRRYFVLTASDLEEWYENPEAFHHEQDMVQWTEKLRPCAEALYIVLFENHSQLLAPIVVSVLQEAMNGCPTSVTEITPGLLLKEAAYGAAAYVYYELSNYLSFKDWFNGALSLELSNDHPIMRIIHRKVALILGQWVSEIKNDTKRAVYCALIRLLQDKDLSVRLAACRSLCLHVEDANFSEQDFSDLLPVCWGSCFNLVKEVQEFDSKVQVLNLISVLLGHVNEVIPYANNLMQFFQMVWEESSGESLLQIQLLIALRNFVVALGYQSPSCYSMLLPILQKGIDINSPDEINLLEDSMLLWEATLSHAPAMVPQLLAYFPCLVEILERNFDQLQVAVNITEAYIILGGREFLSMHASSVAKLLDLIVGNVNDRGLLATFPVIDILIQCFPMDVPPLISSTLQEMMVILQRQLLKHLQLLY; this comes from the exons ATGGCTTTCTCGGCTTCTGATTTGCCTGCCATTTACTCGTTGCTTGCCAACTCAATGAGCCAAGACGAGACCATTCGCAAACCAGCCGAAGCGGCTCTATCTCAATCCGAGAGCAGACCTGGTTTTTGCTCTTGCCTCATG GAAGTGATTACAGCGAAAGATTTAGCGTCTCAAGTGGATGTTCGATTAATGGCTTCTGTGTATTTCAAAAACAGTATTAATCGGTATTGGAGGAACAGGCGCGATTCCTC GGGGATAAGCAGCGAAGAGAAAGTACATTTAAGACAAAAATTGTTATCGCACTTGAGAGAAGAGAAGTATCAG ATAGCTCAAATGCTGGCAGTGCTCATTTCCAAAATTGCTCGCTTTGATTATCCTAGGGAATG GGCAGAGCTGTTTTCTTTTCTCGCACAACAGCTTCAATCAGCCGATGTTCTTACCTCCCACAGGATTTTTATGATTCTCTTTAGAACTTTGAAGGAGTTATCCACAAAACGTCTTACTGCAGACCAAAGGAATTTTGCGGAG ATATCATCTCATTTATTTGAGTACTGCTGGCATCTTTGGCAGAGTGATGTACAAACAATATTACATGGTTTTTCTACAATCACTCAGAGCTATAATTCAAATGCTGTGGAGCAGCATCATGATGACCTTCATCTAACGTGTGAGAGATGGTTGTTGTGTCTAAAGATAATATGTCAATTAGTGATTTCAGGGTTTCAAAGCGATGCGAAGTGTGTTCAG GAAGTAAGACCAGTAAAAGAGGTTTCTCCTGTGCTTCTGAATGCTGTGCAATCATTTCTTCCATACT ATACATCTTTTCAGAATGGACATCCTAAATTTTGGGACTTTATAAAGAGGGCATGTACTAAATTGATGAAGGTTCTAGTTGCAATTCAACAAAGGCATCCTTATTCATTTGGTGATAAATGTGTCCTTCAACCTGTCCTGAATTTCTGTTTAAATAAGATTACAGATCCTGAGCCAGATATATTATCCTTTGAGCAATTCCTGATTAAGTGTATGGTAATGGTAAAAAGTGTATTGGAATGTAAAGAATATAAACCGAGTCTTACTGGACGGGTTATGGAGGAGAATGGTGTTACGCTAGAGCagatgaagaaaaacctttcTAATGCTGTTGCTGGTGTTTTGACTTCCCTTCTACCTAATGAAAGGATAATTCTCTTATGCAATGTGTTAATAAGGAG GTATTTTGTTCTAACTGCAAGTGATTTGGAGGAATGGTATGAGAACCCTGAGGCTTTTCATCATGAGCAGGATATGGTTCAGTGGACAGAGAAACTGCGGCCTTGTGCTGAGGCTTTATATATTGTATTGTTCGAAAACCACAGTCAA CTGCTAGCTCCTATTGTGGTGTCCGTCCTTCAAGAGGCAATGAATGGTTGTCCAACTTCGGTAACTGAAATTACCCCAGGATTACTTCTTAAAGAAGCTGCCTATGGCGCTGCTGCATATGTATATTATGAGCTTTCAAATTACCTGAGCTTTAAAGATTG GTTTAATGGTGCTTTGTCCCTTGAACTCTCTAATGATCATCCAATTATGCGTATCATCCACCGGAAAGTTGCACTAATATTGGGACAATGGGTCTCTGAG ATCAAGAATGATACAAAAAGAGCTGTATACTGTGCCTTGATACGGTTGTTACAGGACAAAGACCTATCTGTGAGG TTGGCCGCCTGCCGATCATTGTGTTTACATGTTGAAGATGCAAACTTTTCAGAGCAAGATTTTTCTGATTTACTTCCTGTTTGTTGGGgttcatgttttaatttggtCAAAGAAGTTCAAGAGTTTGATTCAAAG GTCCAGGTTTTAAATCTGATCTCTGTTCTTCTTGGCCATGTCAATGAAGTCATCCCATATGCAAACAACTTGATGCAGTTTTTCCAGATG GTCTGGGAGGAATCTTCTGGTGAAAGCCTTCTACAGATACAGCTTCTTATTGCTTTGCGGAACTTTGTCGTTGCGCTTGGATATCAGTCACCTAGTTGCTACAGCATGCTCCTGCCCATTCTTCAAAAGGGGATTGATATAAATAGTCCAGATGAAATCAATCTTCTGGAGGATAGCATGCTG TTGTGGGAAGCTACACTTTCTCATGCCCCTGCAATGGTGCCACAACTCTTAGCATATTTCCCATGTCTGGTGGAAATATTGGAAAGAAATTTCGACCAATTGCAG GTTGCTGTCAATATTACTGAAGCTTACATTATTTTGGGTGGAAGGGAATTTCTTAGCATGCATGCTTCCAGTGTGGCTAAACTTCTAGATCTCATTGTTGGAAATGTCAATGACAGAGGGCTGCTTGCTACTTTTCCTGTCATTGACATTCTAATACAG TGTTTCCCCATGGATGTGCCCCCATTAATCAGCAGTACTTTACAA GAGATGATGGTGATCCTTCAAAGACAGCTGTTAAAGCATCTTCAGCTGCTATACTAG